A single region of the Eleginops maclovinus isolate JMC-PN-2008 ecotype Puerto Natales chromosome 4, JC_Emac_rtc_rv5, whole genome shotgun sequence genome encodes:
- the LOC134863126 gene encoding tropomyosin alpha-1 chain-like isoform X5, whose amino-acid sequence MDAIKKKMQMLKLDKENALDRAEQAESDKKAAEDRSKQLEDDLVALQKKLKSTEDELDKYSEALKDAQEKLELAEKKAADAEGDVASLNRRIQLVEEELDRAQERLATALTKLEEAEKAADESERGMKVIENRAMKDEEKMELQEIQLKEAKHIAEEADRKYEEVARKLVIIESDLERTEERAEMSEGKCSELEEELKTVQNNLKSLEAQAEKYSQKEDKYEEEIKILTDKLKEAETRAEFAERSVAKLEKTIDDLEDKLSRAKEEGLSVKQMLDQTLMEMVNL is encoded by the exons ATGGATGCCATTAAGAAGAAGATGCAGATGCTAAAGCTCGACAAGGAGAACGCCTTGGACAGAGCTGAGCAGGCCGAGTCAGACAAGAAAGCAGCTGAGGACAGGAGCAAACAG CTTGAGGATGACCTGGTAGCCCTGCAGAAGAAGCTGAAGTCAACTGAGGATGAGTTGGACAAGTACTCTGAGGCCCTGAAGGACGCCCAGGAGAAACTTGAACTAGCTGAGAAGAAAGCTGCAGAT GCTGAGGGAGATGTAGCTTCCCTGAACAGACGTATCCAGCTGGTTGAGGAGGAGTTGGACCGTGCTCAGGAGCGTCTGGCCACAGCCCTGACCAAGctggaggaggcagagaaggCTGCTGATGAGAGTGAGAG aGGCATGAAGGTCATTGAGAACCGGGCCATGAAGGACGAGGAGAAGATGGAGTTGCAGGAGATCCAGCTGAAGGAGGCCAAACATATTGCAGAAGAAGCTGACCGCAAATACGAAGAG GTGGCACGTAAGCTTGTGATCATTGAGAGTGACTTGGAACGTACAGAAGAGCGCGCTGAGATGTCTGAGGG CAAATGCTCTGAGCTTGAGGAAGAGCTGAAAACTGTACAGAACAACCTGAAGTCTCTGGAGGCCCAGGCAGAAAAG TACTCACAGAAGGAGGACAAGTACGAGGAGGAGATCAAGATTCTCACAGACAAGTTGAAGGAG GCTGAGACTCGTGCTGAGTTCGCTGAGAGATCAGTCGCCAAGCTTGAGAAGACCATTGATGACCTGGAGG ATAAACTCTCACGTGCTAAAGAAGAAGGCCTGAGCGTAAAGCAGATGCTGGATCAGACTCTAATGGAGATGGTAAACCTTTGA
- the LOC134863126 gene encoding tropomyosin alpha-4 chain-like isoform X8 yields the protein MAGGSSLEAVKKKIKSLQDQADVAEDRAAGLQRELNQERSARESAEGDVASLNRRIQLVEEELDRAQERLATALTKLEEAEKAADESERGMKVIENRAMKDEEKMELQEIQLKEAKHIAEEADRKYEEVARKLVIIESDLERTEERAEMSEGKCSELEEELKTVQNNLKSLEAQAEKYSQKEDKYEEEIKILTDKLKEAETRAEFAERSVAKLEKTIDDLEDKLSRAKEEGLSVKQMLDQTLMEMVNL from the exons atggCCGGTGGGAGCTCTCTGGAAGCTGTGAAGAAGAAAATCAAGTCGCTGCAGGACCAGGCCGATGTGGCGGAGGACCGTGCAGCGGGACTGCAGAGGGAACTGAACCAGGAGAGGAGTGCGAGGGAATCA GCTGAGGGAGATGTAGCTTCCCTGAACAGACGTATCCAGCTGGTTGAGGAGGAGTTGGACCGTGCTCAGGAGCGTCTGGCCACAGCCCTGACCAAGctggaggaggcagagaaggCTGCTGATGAGAGTGAGAG aGGCATGAAGGTCATTGAGAACCGGGCCATGAAGGACGAGGAGAAGATGGAGTTGCAGGAGATCCAGCTGAAGGAGGCCAAACATATTGCAGAAGAAGCTGACCGCAAATACGAAGAG GTGGCACGTAAGCTTGTGATCATTGAGAGTGACTTGGAACGTACAGAAGAGCGCGCTGAGATGTCTGAGGG CAAATGCTCTGAGCTTGAGGAAGAGCTGAAAACTGTACAGAACAACCTGAAGTCTCTGGAGGCCCAGGCAGAAAAG TACTCACAGAAGGAGGACAAGTACGAGGAGGAGATCAAGATTCTCACAGACAAGTTGAAGGAG GCTGAGACTCGTGCTGAGTTCGCTGAGAGATCAGTCGCCAAGCTTGAGAAGACCATTGATGACCTGGAGG ATAAACTCTCACGTGCTAAAGAAGAAGGCCTGAGCGTAAAGCAGATGCTGGATCAGACTCTAATGGAGATGGTAAACCTTTGA
- the LOC134863126 gene encoding tropomyosin alpha-4 chain-like isoform X9, with protein sequence MAGGSSLEAVKKKIKSLQDQADVAEDRAAGLQRELNQERSARESAEGDVASLNRRIQLVEEELDRAQERLATALTKLEEAEKAADESERGMKVIENRAMKDEEKMELQEIQLKEAKHIAEEADRKYEEVARKLVIIESDLERTEERAEMSEGKCSELEEELKTVQNNLKSLEAQAEKYSQKEDKYEEEIKILTDKLKEAETRAEFAERSVAKLEKTIDDLEDHLYKQIEKNRLLTNELRVALNED encoded by the exons atggCCGGTGGGAGCTCTCTGGAAGCTGTGAAGAAGAAAATCAAGTCGCTGCAGGACCAGGCCGATGTGGCGGAGGACCGTGCAGCGGGACTGCAGAGGGAACTGAACCAGGAGAGGAGTGCGAGGGAATCA GCTGAGGGAGATGTAGCTTCCCTGAACAGACGTATCCAGCTGGTTGAGGAGGAGTTGGACCGTGCTCAGGAGCGTCTGGCCACAGCCCTGACCAAGctggaggaggcagagaaggCTGCTGATGAGAGTGAGAG aGGCATGAAGGTCATTGAGAACCGGGCCATGAAGGACGAGGAGAAGATGGAGTTGCAGGAGATCCAGCTGAAGGAGGCCAAACATATTGCAGAAGAAGCTGACCGCAAATACGAAGAG GTGGCACGTAAGCTTGTGATCATTGAGAGTGACTTGGAACGTACAGAAGAGCGCGCTGAGATGTCTGAGGG CAAATGCTCTGAGCTTGAGGAAGAGCTGAAAACTGTACAGAACAACCTGAAGTCTCTGGAGGCCCAGGCAGAAAAG TACTCACAGAAGGAGGACAAGTACGAGGAGGAGATCAAGATTCTCACAGACAAGTTGAAGGAG GCTGAGACTCGTGCTGAGTTCGCTGAGAGATCAGTCGCCAAGCTTGAGAAGACCATTGATGACCTGGAGG ACCATCTATACAAGCAGATTGAGAAAAACCGCCTTCTGACCAATGAACTGAGAGTAGCCTTAAACGAGGATTAA
- the LOC134863126 gene encoding tropomyosin alpha-1 chain-like isoform X6 has protein sequence MDAIKKKMQMLKLDKENALDRAEQAESDKKAAEDRSKQLEDDLVALQKKLKSTEDELDKYSEALKDAQEKLELAEKKAADAEGDVASLNRRIQLVEEELDRAQERLATALTKLEEAEKAADESERGMKVIENRAMKDEEKMELQEIQLKEAKHIAEEADRKYEEVARKLVIIESDLERTEERAEMSEGKCSELEEELKTVQNNLKSLEAQAEKYSQKEDKYEEEIKILTDKLKEAETRAEFAERSVAKLEKTIDDLEDHLYKQIEKNRLLTNELRVALNED, from the exons ATGGATGCCATTAAGAAGAAGATGCAGATGCTAAAGCTCGACAAGGAGAACGCCTTGGACAGAGCTGAGCAGGCCGAGTCAGACAAGAAAGCAGCTGAGGACAGGAGCAAACAG CTTGAGGATGACCTGGTAGCCCTGCAGAAGAAGCTGAAGTCAACTGAGGATGAGTTGGACAAGTACTCTGAGGCCCTGAAGGACGCCCAGGAGAAACTTGAACTAGCTGAGAAGAAAGCTGCAGAT GCTGAGGGAGATGTAGCTTCCCTGAACAGACGTATCCAGCTGGTTGAGGAGGAGTTGGACCGTGCTCAGGAGCGTCTGGCCACAGCCCTGACCAAGctggaggaggcagagaaggCTGCTGATGAGAGTGAGAG aGGCATGAAGGTCATTGAGAACCGGGCCATGAAGGACGAGGAGAAGATGGAGTTGCAGGAGATCCAGCTGAAGGAGGCCAAACATATTGCAGAAGAAGCTGACCGCAAATACGAAGAG GTGGCACGTAAGCTTGTGATCATTGAGAGTGACTTGGAACGTACAGAAGAGCGCGCTGAGATGTCTGAGGG CAAATGCTCTGAGCTTGAGGAAGAGCTGAAAACTGTACAGAACAACCTGAAGTCTCTGGAGGCCCAGGCAGAAAAG TACTCACAGAAGGAGGACAAGTACGAGGAGGAGATCAAGATTCTCACAGACAAGTTGAAGGAG GCTGAGACTCGTGCTGAGTTCGCTGAGAGATCAGTCGCCAAGCTTGAGAAGACCATTGATGACCTGGAGG ACCATCTATACAAGCAGATTGAGAAAAACCGCCTTCTGACCAATGAACTGAGAGTAGCCTTAAACGAGGATTAA
- the LOC134863126 gene encoding tropomyosin alpha-1 chain-like isoform X1 produces the protein MDAIKKKMQMLKLDKENALDRAEQAESDKKAAEDRSKQLEDDLVALQKKLKSTEDELDKYSEALKDAQEKLELAEKKAADAEGDVASLNRRIQLVEEELDRAQERLATALTKLEEAEKAADESERGMKVIENRAMKDEEKMELQEIQLKEAKHIAEEADRKYEEVARKLVIIESDLERTEERAEMSEGKCSELEEELKTVQNNLKSLEAQAEKYSQKEDKYEEEIKILTDKLKEAETRAEFAERSVAKLEKTIDDLEAKCLHPSPRSWLIITSLLCSAAQFSVRVSFLSRNYYALGCCCFHPFIHFSHRTLSPFSICKINILPSLLAFPSFSCHVSSFLFVPSFLISFLLSFSFHLFFE, from the exons ATGGATGCCATTAAGAAGAAGATGCAGATGCTAAAGCTCGACAAGGAGAACGCCTTGGACAGAGCTGAGCAGGCCGAGTCAGACAAGAAAGCAGCTGAGGACAGGAGCAAACAG CTTGAGGATGACCTGGTAGCCCTGCAGAAGAAGCTGAAGTCAACTGAGGATGAGTTGGACAAGTACTCTGAGGCCCTGAAGGACGCCCAGGAGAAACTTGAACTAGCTGAGAAGAAAGCTGCAGAT GCTGAGGGAGATGTAGCTTCCCTGAACAGACGTATCCAGCTGGTTGAGGAGGAGTTGGACCGTGCTCAGGAGCGTCTGGCCACAGCCCTGACCAAGctggaggaggcagagaaggCTGCTGATGAGAGTGAGAG aGGCATGAAGGTCATTGAGAACCGGGCCATGAAGGACGAGGAGAAGATGGAGTTGCAGGAGATCCAGCTGAAGGAGGCCAAACATATTGCAGAAGAAGCTGACCGCAAATACGAAGAG GTGGCACGTAAGCTTGTGATCATTGAGAGTGACTTGGAACGTACAGAAGAGCGCGCTGAGATGTCTGAGGG CAAATGCTCTGAGCTTGAGGAAGAGCTGAAAACTGTACAGAACAACCTGAAGTCTCTGGAGGCCCAGGCAGAAAAG TACTCACAGAAGGAGGACAAGTACGAGGAGGAGATCAAGATTCTCACAGACAAGTTGAAGGAG GCTGAGACTCGTGCTGAGTTCGCTGAGAGATCAGTCGCCAAGCTTGAGAAGACCATTGATGACCTGGAGG ctaAATGTTTACACCCCTCTCCCAGAAGCTGGTTGATCATCACCTCTCTCCTGTGCAGCGCAGCCCAATTTTCTGTCCGTGTTTCTTTTCTGTCCCGTAACTACTACGCACTGGGCTGTTGCTGCTTCCATCCCTTCATTCATTTCTCACACAGAACTCTGAGCCCTTTTtccatctgtaaaataaacatacttCCATCTCTGCTAGcctttccctctttctcctgccatgtttcttcatttctatttgtcccatcttttttaatttcattcctgttgtctttttcttttcatttattttttgagtaG
- the LOC134863126 gene encoding tropomyosin alpha-4 chain-like isoform X2 — MAGGSSLEAVKKKIKSLQDQADVAEDRAAGLQRELNQERSARESAEGDVASLNRRIQLVEEELDRAQERLATALTKLEEAEKAADESERGMKVIENRAMKDEEKMELQEIQLKEAKHIAEEADRKYEEVARKLVIIESDLERTEERAEMSEGKCSELEEELKTVQNNLKSLEAQAEKYSQKEDKYEEEIKILTDKLKEAETRAEFAERSVAKLEKTIDDLEAKCLHPSPRSWLIITSLLCSAAQFSVRVSFLSRNYYALGCCCFHPFIHFSHRTLSPFSICKINILPSLLAFPSFSCHVSSFLFVPSFLISFLLSFSFHLFFE; from the exons atggCCGGTGGGAGCTCTCTGGAAGCTGTGAAGAAGAAAATCAAGTCGCTGCAGGACCAGGCCGATGTGGCGGAGGACCGTGCAGCGGGACTGCAGAGGGAACTGAACCAGGAGAGGAGTGCGAGGGAATCA GCTGAGGGAGATGTAGCTTCCCTGAACAGACGTATCCAGCTGGTTGAGGAGGAGTTGGACCGTGCTCAGGAGCGTCTGGCCACAGCCCTGACCAAGctggaggaggcagagaaggCTGCTGATGAGAGTGAGAG aGGCATGAAGGTCATTGAGAACCGGGCCATGAAGGACGAGGAGAAGATGGAGTTGCAGGAGATCCAGCTGAAGGAGGCCAAACATATTGCAGAAGAAGCTGACCGCAAATACGAAGAG GTGGCACGTAAGCTTGTGATCATTGAGAGTGACTTGGAACGTACAGAAGAGCGCGCTGAGATGTCTGAGGG CAAATGCTCTGAGCTTGAGGAAGAGCTGAAAACTGTACAGAACAACCTGAAGTCTCTGGAGGCCCAGGCAGAAAAG TACTCACAGAAGGAGGACAAGTACGAGGAGGAGATCAAGATTCTCACAGACAAGTTGAAGGAG GCTGAGACTCGTGCTGAGTTCGCTGAGAGATCAGTCGCCAAGCTTGAGAAGACCATTGATGACCTGGAGG ctaAATGTTTACACCCCTCTCCCAGAAGCTGGTTGATCATCACCTCTCTCCTGTGCAGCGCAGCCCAATTTTCTGTCCGTGTTTCTTTTCTGTCCCGTAACTACTACGCACTGGGCTGTTGCTGCTTCCATCCCTTCATTCATTTCTCACACAGAACTCTGAGCCCTTTTtccatctgtaaaataaacatacttCCATCTCTGCTAGcctttccctctttctcctgccatgtttcttcatttctatttgtcccatcttttttaatttcattcctgttgtctttttcttttcatttattttttgagtaG
- the LOC134863126 gene encoding tropomyosin alpha-1 chain-like isoform X4, protein MDAIKKKMQMLKLDKENALDRAEQAESDKKAAEDRSKQLEDDLVALQKKLKSTEDELDKYSEALKDAQEKLELAEKKAADAEGDVASLNRRIQLVEEELDRAQERLATALTKLEEAEKAADESERGMKVIENRAMKDEEKMELQEIQLKEAKHIAEEADRKYEEVARKLVIIESDLERTEERAEMSEGKCSELEEELKTVQNNLKSLEAQAEKYSQKEDKYEEEIKILTDKLKEAETRAEFAERSVAKLEKTIDDLEDELYSQKLKYKAISEELDHALNDMTSI, encoded by the exons ATGGATGCCATTAAGAAGAAGATGCAGATGCTAAAGCTCGACAAGGAGAACGCCTTGGACAGAGCTGAGCAGGCCGAGTCAGACAAGAAAGCAGCTGAGGACAGGAGCAAACAG CTTGAGGATGACCTGGTAGCCCTGCAGAAGAAGCTGAAGTCAACTGAGGATGAGTTGGACAAGTACTCTGAGGCCCTGAAGGACGCCCAGGAGAAACTTGAACTAGCTGAGAAGAAAGCTGCAGAT GCTGAGGGAGATGTAGCTTCCCTGAACAGACGTATCCAGCTGGTTGAGGAGGAGTTGGACCGTGCTCAGGAGCGTCTGGCCACAGCCCTGACCAAGctggaggaggcagagaaggCTGCTGATGAGAGTGAGAG aGGCATGAAGGTCATTGAGAACCGGGCCATGAAGGACGAGGAGAAGATGGAGTTGCAGGAGATCCAGCTGAAGGAGGCCAAACATATTGCAGAAGAAGCTGACCGCAAATACGAAGAG GTGGCACGTAAGCTTGTGATCATTGAGAGTGACTTGGAACGTACAGAAGAGCGCGCTGAGATGTCTGAGGG CAAATGCTCTGAGCTTGAGGAAGAGCTGAAAACTGTACAGAACAACCTGAAGTCTCTGGAGGCCCAGGCAGAAAAG TACTCACAGAAGGAGGACAAGTACGAGGAGGAGATCAAGATTCTCACAGACAAGTTGAAGGAG GCTGAGACTCGTGCTGAGTTCGCTGAGAGATCAGTCGCCAAGCTTGAGAAGACCATTGATGACCTGGAGG ATGAGCTGTATTCCCAGAAACTGAAGTACAAGGCCATCAGCGAGGAGCTGGACCACGCCCTCAACGACATGACCTCCAT ctaA
- the LOC134863126 gene encoding tropomyosin alpha-1 chain-like isoform X7 produces the protein MAGGSSLEAVKKKIKSLQDQADVAEDRAAGLQRELNQERSARESAEGDVASLNRRIQLVEEELDRAQERLATALTKLEEAEKAADESERGMKVIENRAMKDEEKMELQEIQLKEAKHIAEEADRKYEEVARKLVIIESDLERTEERAEMSEGKCSELEEELKTVQNNLKSLEAQAEKYSQKEDKYEEEIKILTDKLKEAETRAEFAERSVAKLEKTIDDLEDELYSQKLKYKAISEELDHALNDMTSI, from the exons atggCCGGTGGGAGCTCTCTGGAAGCTGTGAAGAAGAAAATCAAGTCGCTGCAGGACCAGGCCGATGTGGCGGAGGACCGTGCAGCGGGACTGCAGAGGGAACTGAACCAGGAGAGGAGTGCGAGGGAATCA GCTGAGGGAGATGTAGCTTCCCTGAACAGACGTATCCAGCTGGTTGAGGAGGAGTTGGACCGTGCTCAGGAGCGTCTGGCCACAGCCCTGACCAAGctggaggaggcagagaaggCTGCTGATGAGAGTGAGAG aGGCATGAAGGTCATTGAGAACCGGGCCATGAAGGACGAGGAGAAGATGGAGTTGCAGGAGATCCAGCTGAAGGAGGCCAAACATATTGCAGAAGAAGCTGACCGCAAATACGAAGAG GTGGCACGTAAGCTTGTGATCATTGAGAGTGACTTGGAACGTACAGAAGAGCGCGCTGAGATGTCTGAGGG CAAATGCTCTGAGCTTGAGGAAGAGCTGAAAACTGTACAGAACAACCTGAAGTCTCTGGAGGCCCAGGCAGAAAAG TACTCACAGAAGGAGGACAAGTACGAGGAGGAGATCAAGATTCTCACAGACAAGTTGAAGGAG GCTGAGACTCGTGCTGAGTTCGCTGAGAGATCAGTCGCCAAGCTTGAGAAGACCATTGATGACCTGGAGG ATGAGCTGTATTCCCAGAAACTGAAGTACAAGGCCATCAGCGAGGAGCTGGACCACGCCCTCAACGACATGACCTCCAT ctaA
- the LOC134863126 gene encoding tropomyosin alpha-1 chain-like isoform X3, translating into MDAIKKKMQMLKLDKENALDRAEQAESDKKAAEDRSKQLEDDLVALQKKLKSTEDELDKYSEALKDAQEKLELAEKKAADAEGDVASLNRRIQLVEEELDRAQERLATALTKLEEAEKAADESERGMKVIENRAMKDEEKMELQEIQLKEAKHIAEEADRKYEEVARKLVIIESDLERTEERAEMSEGKCSELEEELKTVQNNLKSLEAQAEKYSQKEDKYEEEIKILTDKLKEAETRAEFAERSVAKLEKTIDDLEDELYSQKLKYKAISEELDHALNDMTSM; encoded by the exons ATGGATGCCATTAAGAAGAAGATGCAGATGCTAAAGCTCGACAAGGAGAACGCCTTGGACAGAGCTGAGCAGGCCGAGTCAGACAAGAAAGCAGCTGAGGACAGGAGCAAACAG CTTGAGGATGACCTGGTAGCCCTGCAGAAGAAGCTGAAGTCAACTGAGGATGAGTTGGACAAGTACTCTGAGGCCCTGAAGGACGCCCAGGAGAAACTTGAACTAGCTGAGAAGAAAGCTGCAGAT GCTGAGGGAGATGTAGCTTCCCTGAACAGACGTATCCAGCTGGTTGAGGAGGAGTTGGACCGTGCTCAGGAGCGTCTGGCCACAGCCCTGACCAAGctggaggaggcagagaaggCTGCTGATGAGAGTGAGAG aGGCATGAAGGTCATTGAGAACCGGGCCATGAAGGACGAGGAGAAGATGGAGTTGCAGGAGATCCAGCTGAAGGAGGCCAAACATATTGCAGAAGAAGCTGACCGCAAATACGAAGAG GTGGCACGTAAGCTTGTGATCATTGAGAGTGACTTGGAACGTACAGAAGAGCGCGCTGAGATGTCTGAGGG CAAATGCTCTGAGCTTGAGGAAGAGCTGAAAACTGTACAGAACAACCTGAAGTCTCTGGAGGCCCAGGCAGAAAAG TACTCACAGAAGGAGGACAAGTACGAGGAGGAGATCAAGATTCTCACAGACAAGTTGAAGGAG GCTGAGACTCGTGCTGAGTTCGCTGAGAGATCAGTCGCCAAGCTTGAGAAGACCATTGATGACCTGGAGG ATGAGCTGTATTCCCAGAAACTGAAGTACAAGGCCATCAGCGAGGAGCTGGACCACGCCCTCAACGACATGACCTCCATGTAA